The Patagioenas fasciata isolate bPatFas1 chromosome 25, bPatFas1.hap1, whole genome shotgun sequence genome includes a region encoding these proteins:
- the LCK gene encoding tyrosine-protein kinase Lck isoform X1, with translation MGCCCSSDYDEDWIENIDICEHCNYPIEPNNKRQKLIRNNSEVQDPLVSYEATSPPCSPLQGEVRPRCGVAVDTPPVGHGHPVAPLVLPDKLVVALYNYEPKHDGDLGLQKGEKLRILEESGEWWKAQSLTTGQEGLIPYNFVATVNSLEPEPWFFKNISRKDAERQLLASGNTHGSFLIRESETSKGSYSLSVRDFDQNQGETVKHYKIRNMDNGGYYISPRVTFSSLHELVEYYTRSSDGLCTRLGKPCRTQKPQKPWWQDEWEVPRESLKLVEKLGAGQFGEVWMGFYNGHTKVAIKNLKQGSMSPSAFLAEANLMKNLQHPRLVRLYAVVTKEPIYIITEYMEKGSLVDFLKTSEGVKLSINKLLDMAAQIAEGMAFIEAKNYIHRDLRAANILVSDTLCCKIADFGLARLIEDNEYTAREGAKFPIKWTAPEAINYGTFTIKSDVWSFGILLTEIVTYGRIPYPGMTNPEVIQNLERGYRMPQPDNCPPELYELMRQCWKERPEERPTFEYMKSVLEDFFTATEGQYQPQP, from the exons atgggctgctgctgcagctcggaCTACGACGAGGACTGGATCGAGAACATCGACATTTGCGAGCACTGCAACTACCCCATCGAGCCCAACAACAAGCGCCAG AAGCTGATCCGCAACAATTCCGAGGTGCAAGACCCTCTGGTGTCCTACGAGGCCACATCTCCTCCGTGCTCCCCCCTGCAAGGTGAGGTCCGGCCGCGGTGCGGGGTGGCTGTGGACACCCCCCCTGTTGGCCACGGCCACCCTGTCGCTCCACTTGTCCTCCCAGATAAGCTGGTGGTGGCCCTGTACAACTACGAGCCCAAGCACGAtggggacctggggctgcagaagggcGAGAAGCTCCGTATCCTGGAAGA GAGTGGGGAGTGGTGGAAGGCGCAGTCGCTCACCACCGGCCAGGAGGGTTTGATCCCCTACAACTTCGTGGCCACAGTGAACAGCCTGGAGCCCGAGCC GTGGTTCTTCAAGAACATCAGCCGCAAGGATGCGGAGCGGCAGCTCTTGGCTTCGGGCAACACACACGGCTCCTTCCTCATCCGGGAGAGTGAGACCTCCAAAG GCTCCTACTCGCTCTCGGTGAGGGACTTCGACCAGAACCAGGGCGAGACGGTGAAGCACTACAAGATCCGCAACATGGACAACGGGGGGTACTACATCTCCCCCCGCGTCACCTTCAGCAGCTTGCACGAGCTGGTGGAGTATTACACAC GCAGCTCAGACGGGCTGTGCACCCGGCTCGGCAAACCCTGCCGGACCCAGAAACCGCAGAAGCCGTGGTGGCAGGATGAGTGGGAGGTGCCGCGGGAGTCCCTGAAGCTGGTGGAGAAGCTGGGAGCAGGGCAGTTTGGAGAAGTCTGGATGG GTTTCTACAATGGCCACACCAAGGTGGCTATCAAAAACCTGAAGCAGGGCAGCATGTCGCCCAGCGCCTTCCTGGCAGAGGCAAACCTCATGAAGAACCTGCAGCACCCGCGGCTGGTGCGGCTCTACGCCGTGGTGACCAAGGAGCCCATCTACATCATCACCGAGTACATGGAGAAGG GCAGCCTCGTGGATTTCCTCAAGACCTCAGAAGGAGTCAAGCTCAGCATCAACAAACTGCTGGACATGGCCGCGCAG ATCGCTGAGGGCATGGCCTTCATCGAGGCCAAGAACTACATCCACCGCGACCTGCGGGCGGCCAACATCCTCGTGTCCGACACCCTGTGCTGCAAAATCGCCGACTTCGGGCTGGCGCGTCTCATTGAGGACAACGAGTACACGGCTCGCGAGG GGGCTAAATTCCCCATCAAGTGGACAGCGCCGGAGGCGATTAATTACGGGACGTTCACCATCAAGTCCGACGTCTGGTCGTTCGGCATCCTGCTGACCGAGATCGTCACCTACGGCCGGATCCCGTATCCAG GGATGACCAACCCCGAGGTGATTCAGAACCTGGAGCGCGGGTACCGCATGCCGCAGCCCGACAACTGCCCGCCGGAGCTGTACGAACTGATGAGGCAGTGCTGGAAGGAGAGACCCGAGGAACGTCCCACCTTCGAGTACATGAAGAGCGTGCTGGAGGACTTCTTCACCGCCACCGAGGGCCAGTACCAGCCCCAGCCGTGA
- the LCK gene encoding tyrosine-protein kinase Lck isoform X2: MGCCCSSDYDEDWIENIDICEHCNYPIEPNNKRQKLIRNNSEVQDPLVSYEATSPPCSPLQDKLVVALYNYEPKHDGDLGLQKGEKLRILEESGEWWKAQSLTTGQEGLIPYNFVATVNSLEPEPWFFKNISRKDAERQLLASGNTHGSFLIRESETSKGSYSLSVRDFDQNQGETVKHYKIRNMDNGGYYISPRVTFSSLHELVEYYTRSSDGLCTRLGKPCRTQKPQKPWWQDEWEVPRESLKLVEKLGAGQFGEVWMGFYNGHTKVAIKNLKQGSMSPSAFLAEANLMKNLQHPRLVRLYAVVTKEPIYIITEYMEKGSLVDFLKTSEGVKLSINKLLDMAAQIAEGMAFIEAKNYIHRDLRAANILVSDTLCCKIADFGLARLIEDNEYTAREGAKFPIKWTAPEAINYGTFTIKSDVWSFGILLTEIVTYGRIPYPGMTNPEVIQNLERGYRMPQPDNCPPELYELMRQCWKERPEERPTFEYMKSVLEDFFTATEGQYQPQP, translated from the exons atgggctgctgctgcagctcggaCTACGACGAGGACTGGATCGAGAACATCGACATTTGCGAGCACTGCAACTACCCCATCGAGCCCAACAACAAGCGCCAG AAGCTGATCCGCAACAATTCCGAGGTGCAAGACCCTCTGGTGTCCTACGAGGCCACATCTCCTCCGTGCTCCCCCCTGCAAG ATAAGCTGGTGGTGGCCCTGTACAACTACGAGCCCAAGCACGAtggggacctggggctgcagaagggcGAGAAGCTCCGTATCCTGGAAGA GAGTGGGGAGTGGTGGAAGGCGCAGTCGCTCACCACCGGCCAGGAGGGTTTGATCCCCTACAACTTCGTGGCCACAGTGAACAGCCTGGAGCCCGAGCC GTGGTTCTTCAAGAACATCAGCCGCAAGGATGCGGAGCGGCAGCTCTTGGCTTCGGGCAACACACACGGCTCCTTCCTCATCCGGGAGAGTGAGACCTCCAAAG GCTCCTACTCGCTCTCGGTGAGGGACTTCGACCAGAACCAGGGCGAGACGGTGAAGCACTACAAGATCCGCAACATGGACAACGGGGGGTACTACATCTCCCCCCGCGTCACCTTCAGCAGCTTGCACGAGCTGGTGGAGTATTACACAC GCAGCTCAGACGGGCTGTGCACCCGGCTCGGCAAACCCTGCCGGACCCAGAAACCGCAGAAGCCGTGGTGGCAGGATGAGTGGGAGGTGCCGCGGGAGTCCCTGAAGCTGGTGGAGAAGCTGGGAGCAGGGCAGTTTGGAGAAGTCTGGATGG GTTTCTACAATGGCCACACCAAGGTGGCTATCAAAAACCTGAAGCAGGGCAGCATGTCGCCCAGCGCCTTCCTGGCAGAGGCAAACCTCATGAAGAACCTGCAGCACCCGCGGCTGGTGCGGCTCTACGCCGTGGTGACCAAGGAGCCCATCTACATCATCACCGAGTACATGGAGAAGG GCAGCCTCGTGGATTTCCTCAAGACCTCAGAAGGAGTCAAGCTCAGCATCAACAAACTGCTGGACATGGCCGCGCAG ATCGCTGAGGGCATGGCCTTCATCGAGGCCAAGAACTACATCCACCGCGACCTGCGGGCGGCCAACATCCTCGTGTCCGACACCCTGTGCTGCAAAATCGCCGACTTCGGGCTGGCGCGTCTCATTGAGGACAACGAGTACACGGCTCGCGAGG GGGCTAAATTCCCCATCAAGTGGACAGCGCCGGAGGCGATTAATTACGGGACGTTCACCATCAAGTCCGACGTCTGGTCGTTCGGCATCCTGCTGACCGAGATCGTCACCTACGGCCGGATCCCGTATCCAG GGATGACCAACCCCGAGGTGATTCAGAACCTGGAGCGCGGGTACCGCATGCCGCAGCCCGACAACTGCCCGCCGGAGCTGTACGAACTGATGAGGCAGTGCTGGAAGGAGAGACCCGAGGAACGTCCCACCTTCGAGTACATGAAGAGCGTGCTGGAGGACTTCTTCACCGCCACCGAGGGCCAGTACCAGCCCCAGCCGTGA
- the MARCKSL1 gene encoding MARCKS-related protein: MGSQGSKAAKAEGTAPPSGHAAATEPAKANGQENGHLRLNGDMTAKAGGEAAPLNGNGSAEPPQEENKGEPGGGDAIEPAPPAEGGDAKAEGAVAPKDTPKKKKKFSFKKSFKLSGISFKKNKKEAGDSSGSSPTEDQGKAEAKGEENPACSAGGTEPSAPPEEPDSPAGQEGAEAKGEDGEAGGGEEQEEKQPGENQGDNTAKTEEPSKPAGPEPAAAPAALEQKEE, from the exons atgggcagccagggctccaaGGCGGCCAAGGCGGAGGGCACAGCCCCGCCGAGCGGCCACGCCGCCGCCACTGAGCCCGCCAAGGCCAACGGGCAG GAAAACGGCCATTTGAGGCTCAACGGGGACATGACGGCCAAGGCGGGTGGCGAGGCAGCCCCGCTGAACGGGAACGGCTCGGCCGAACCCCCCCAGGAGGAGAACAAGGGCGAGCCGGGCGGCGGGGACGCCATCGAGCCCGCTCCCCCCGCCGAAGGGGGGGACGCCAAAGCCGAAGGTGCTGTGGCTCCTAAGGACACccccaagaagaagaagaagttcTCGTTCAAGAAATCCTTCAAGCTGAGCGGGATCTCGTTtaagaagaacaagaaagaagCCGGGGACTCCTCTGGGTCCTCTCCCACGGAGGACCAAGGCAAGGCGGAGGCCAAGGGCGAGGAGAACCCCGCTTGTTCTGCCGGTGGGACGGAGCCCTCGGCCCCCCCCGAGGAGCCGGACAGCCCCGCcgggcaggagggagctgaggccaagggggaggatggagaagcaggaggaggcgaggagcaggaggagaagcagccAGGGGAAAACCAGGGGGACAACACAGCCAAAACAGAGGAGCCCTCAAAACCCGCGGGGCCTGAACCGGCAGCAGCTCCGGCGGCGCTGGAGCAGAAGGAAGAGTAG
- the HDAC1 gene encoding histone deacetylase 1, translating to MALTQGTKRKVCYYYDGDVGNYYYGQGHPMKPHRIRMTHNLLLNYGLYRKMEIYRPHKANAEEMTKYHSDDYIKFLRSIRPDNMSEYSKQMQRFNVGEDCPVFDGLFEFCQLSAGGSVASAVKLNKQQTDIAVNWAGGLHHAKKSEASGFCYVNDIVLAILELLKYHQRVLYIDIDIHHGDGVEEAFYTTDRVMTVSFHKYGEYFPGTGDLRDIGAGKGKYYAVNYPLRDGIDDESYEAIFKPVISKVMETFQPSAVVLQCGSDSLSGDRLGCFNLTIKGHAKCVEFVKSFNLPMLMLGGGGYTIRNVARCWTYETAVALDTEIPNELPYNDYFEYFGPDFKLHISPSNMTNQNTNEYLEKIKQRLFENLRMLPHAPGVQMQPIPEDAVQEDSGDEEEEDPEKRISIRNSDKRISCDEEFSDSEDEGEGGRKNVANFKKAKRVKTEEEKEEEEKKDEKEEEKPKEEKAEPKGVKEETKST from the exons ATGGCGCTGACGCAGGGGACCAAGCGGAAAGTCTGCTATTACTACGACG GTGATGTTGGAAACTACTATTATGGCCAAGGACACCCAATGAAACCTCACAGGATCCGGATGACCCACAACCTGCTGCTGAACTACGGCCTCTACAGGAAGATGGAGATATAT CGCCCTCACAAGGCAAATGCAGAAGAAATGACCAAGTACCACAGTGATGACTACATAAAATTTCTGAGGTCTATTCGCCCGGATAACATGTCTGAGTACAGCAAGCAGATGCAGAGAT TTAACGTTGGGGAAGACTGCCCTGTGTTTGATGGGTTGTTTGAGTTCTGCCAGCTCTCTGCTGGGGGTTCCGTTG CCAGTGCTGTGAAGCTGAACAAGCAACAGACGGATATTGCTGTGAATTGGGCAGGGGGCCTTCACCACGCTAAAAAATCAGAAGCTTCTGGCTTCTGTTATGTCAACGATATCGTCTTGGCTATCTTGGAGCTCCTAAA GTATCACCAGAGAGTGCTGTATATCGACATCGATATTCACCACGGAGACGGCGTGGAGGAAGCTTTTTATACCACGGACCGCGTCATGACCGTGTCCTTCCATAAGTACGGGGAATACTTCCCAGGAACAGGGGACCTACGG GATATCGGTGCAGGCAAAGGCAAGTACTACGCTGTCAACTATCCCCTCCGGGACGGAATCGATGACGAGTCCTATGAGGCGATATTCAAGCCG GTGATATCCAAAGTGATGGAGACGTTCCAGCCTAGCGCAGTTGTCCTGCAGTGTGGGTCGGATTCTCTGTCAGGGGACAGGCTGGGTTGTTTTAATCTGACCATCAAAG GTCATGCCAAGTGTGTGGAGTTTGTGAAAAGTTTTAATTTGCCTATGCTGATGCTGGGAGGAGGTGGCTACACGATCCGCAACGTGGCTAGATGCTGGACCTATGAGACTGCCGTGGCTTTGGACACTGAAATTCCCAATG AGCTTCCATATAATGACTATTTCGAGTACTTTGGCCCGGACTTTAAGCTTCACATCAGTCCCTCGAACATGACTAACCAGAACACCAATGAGTACCTCGAGAAGATTAA GCAACGTCTGTTTGAGAACCTGCGCATGCTGCCGCACGCCCCTGGGGTCCAGATGCAGCCGATTCCCGAGGACGCAGTTCAGGAAGACAGCGGAGACGAAGAGGAAGAAGATCCTGAGAAGCGCATTTCAA TCCGCAATTCTGATAAGAGAATATCCTGTGATGAAGAATTCTCCGACTCCGAAGATGAAGGGGAAGGAGGGCGCAAAAACGTCGCCAACTTTAAGAAAGCTAAACGTGTGAAaacagaagaggagaaggaggaggaggagaagaaag atgagaaagaagaggaaaaaccaaaagaggagaaagcagaACCCAAAGG GGTGAAGGAAGAGACAAAATCCACCTAA